Proteins encoded together in one Sulfitobacter pontiacus window:
- a CDS encoding type II and III secretion system protein family protein → MKIDKFIKAALLGLTIGAMPFALTAPIDAQANTLRVVKKGTNRVLEVPMNRAVVVESDIPFAELSIANPGIADISSLSDRTIYVLGKSPGLTTLTLLDAAGQLITNVDVRVAADVSEFKERLRQILPGEKIEVRTANDGIVLSGIVSSTQRLQRALDLAERYAPERVSNLMSVGGIQQVMMKVRFAEMSRSVSKSLSASLALNGLVGNDLAINGGTNTTNTSGAIANSLGGTTPASNSNAGAVLFGFNAGSTQVGLLLEALEQKGAVRFLAEPNLVALSGQEATFLAGGEYPVPVAQTGDQISVQYKPFGVEMSFIPRVVDKDLINLELKAAVSAIDASNSVSLGNGFDISAFTRRETSTTVEMRDGESFAIAGLLTDDFTDNSSQLPWIGDVPVLGALFRSANYQRSQSELVIIITAHLVTPTRGEALALPTDRIKPPTESELFLSGRTSKGSTAPTKGAAGEVAKQDFSGSYGYVLD, encoded by the coding sequence ATGAAAATCGATAAGTTTATTAAAGCAGCCCTATTGGGACTGACCATTGGTGCGATGCCATTTGCATTGACTGCGCCGATCGACGCGCAGGCCAACACGCTCCGCGTGGTCAAGAAGGGTACCAACCGTGTGTTGGAAGTCCCGATGAACCGCGCGGTTGTGGTTGAAAGCGACATCCCCTTTGCCGAGCTTAGCATCGCCAATCCGGGGATCGCAGATATCTCATCCCTCTCCGATCGCACCATCTATGTGCTGGGCAAATCCCCTGGCCTGACCACGCTGACCCTGCTGGATGCGGCCGGTCAGTTGATCACCAACGTGGATGTGCGCGTCGCGGCGGATGTCTCTGAATTCAAGGAACGCCTGCGGCAGATCCTGCCCGGCGAAAAGATCGAAGTGCGCACAGCCAACGACGGTATCGTCCTGTCGGGCATCGTGTCCTCCACCCAACGCCTGCAGCGCGCCCTTGATCTGGCCGAACGCTATGCGCCAGAACGCGTCTCCAACCTGATGAGCGTCGGCGGCATCCAGCAGGTGATGATGAAAGTCCGCTTTGCCGAGATGAGCCGATCTGTCTCCAAATCCCTAAGCGCGTCGCTCGCGTTGAACGGGCTGGTGGGCAATGATCTTGCGATCAACGGCGGGACCAATACGACAAATACGTCAGGCGCGATTGCAAACTCTCTTGGCGGCACGACACCTGCGTCCAACAGCAACGCAGGCGCGGTACTGTTTGGCTTTAACGCAGGGTCCACCCAAGTCGGCCTGCTGCTTGAAGCCCTGGAGCAGAAGGGCGCCGTACGCTTCCTTGCCGAACCGAACCTCGTCGCGCTGTCCGGGCAAGAGGCGACGTTCCTTGCCGGTGGCGAATACCCGGTGCCTGTCGCCCAGACCGGCGACCAGATTTCGGTGCAGTACAAACCCTTCGGCGTAGAGATGAGCTTTATCCCCCGTGTCGTGGATAAAGACCTGATTAACCTCGAACTCAAAGCCGCTGTGTCGGCGATTGATGCCAGCAACAGCGTGTCCTTGGGCAATGGTTTCGACATCTCGGCCTTCACCCGCCGCGAAACCTCGACCACGGTTGAAATGCGCGACGGCGAAAGCTTTGCGATCGCGGGTCTGCTGACCGACGATTTCACCGATAACTCCAGCCAGCTACCCTGGATCGGCGATGTGCCTGTATTGGGCGCGTTGTTCCGCAGCGCGAACTATCAGCGCAGCCAGTCCGAACTGGTGATCATTATCACGGCCCATCTTGTGACCCCCACCCGCGGCGAGGCTTTGGCCCTGCCCACCGACCGGATCAAACCGCCCACGGAAAGCGAATTGTTCCTGTCAGGTCGCACGTCCAAAGGCAGCACAGCGCCCACCAAAGGGGCGGCTGGCGAGGTTGCCAAACAGGACTTTAGCGGGTCATATGGCTATGTATTGGATTGA
- a CDS encoding lytic transglycosylase domain-containing protein: MTVSLMVGMLAASAVWADAPKPFPKFEAKRVKPPKPGSTNRINVFIEPKADDVPDVVATDSGAIVPASPGQYDWFWDRVSPAVEKSGPGRLEAAMVTLATASSKIPAPRMQQMQEIAKANGIDILRSTIGTQVSPALVLAVITVESAGRPDAISGAGAQGLMQLMPDTATRFGVTDSMVPTQNIAGGVKYLDWLMGEFDRDPILVLAGYNAGEGSVHKHAGVPPFAETRDYVPKVLAAFQVAKGLCQTPPELISDGCVFAAMN; encoded by the coding sequence ATGACCGTATCTTTGATGGTGGGGATGCTGGCGGCCTCGGCTGTCTGGGCAGACGCGCCCAAGCCATTTCCGAAGTTCGAGGCAAAACGCGTAAAACCGCCCAAGCCGGGCAGTACCAATCGGATCAATGTCTTTATCGAACCCAAGGCCGACGACGTCCCCGATGTGGTCGCAACCGACTCCGGTGCCATCGTGCCAGCGTCACCGGGGCAGTATGATTGGTTCTGGGATCGTGTCTCTCCGGCGGTCGAGAAATCTGGCCCGGGCCGGCTGGAGGCCGCGATGGTCACGCTGGCAACGGCCAGCAGCAAAATCCCCGCGCCACGCATGCAACAGATGCAAGAGATCGCCAAGGCCAACGGGATCGACATCCTCCGCTCTACCATCGGGACACAGGTGTCACCTGCGCTTGTGCTCGCGGTGATCACGGTTGAATCCGCGGGGCGGCCCGATGCCATCAGCGGGGCAGGGGCGCAGGGATTGATGCAATTGATGCCTGATACAGCGACGCGCTTTGGGGTGACCGATAGTATGGTCCCGACGCAGAATATCGCGGGCGGCGTAAAATACCTGGATTGGCTGATGGGCGAATTTGATCGCGATCCGATATTGGTGCTGGCGGGCTATAACGCGGGCGAAGGGTCCGTGCACAAGCACGCGGGCGTGCCGCCTTTTGCCGAAACCCGTGACTATGTGCCCAAGGTGCTGGCCGCTTTTCAGGTCGCCAAGGGCCTGTGCCAGACCCCGCCCGAGCTAATCTCGGACGGATGTGTCTTTGCGGCGATGAACTGA
- a CDS encoding OmpA family protein gives MYWIDQMTSAIPSTGKITGLCAALAMTVAGCASSPDPVYTQFHREAGSLTDLGTFGNATLNNRLVMTGERQYTFDLANRFAGEVESTVTFAFNSAQLDGAAQAVLRRQAGWIRQFPEVRFRVYGHTDAVGSNSYNKALGLRRAQSVVAYLSTQGISRSRLEAVVSFGETQPLIVTQGRARANRRTVTEVSGFVGRHPTVLDGKYAQIIYRDYVASAVPPTQLTGGAAATGTATE, from the coding sequence ATGTATTGGATTGATCAGATGACATCAGCGATCCCTTCGACAGGCAAAATCACCGGGTTATGCGCCGCTTTGGCGATGACCGTGGCAGGCTGTGCCAGCAGCCCTGATCCGGTCTATACCCAGTTCCACCGCGAAGCAGGATCCCTGACCGATCTGGGCACCTTTGGAAACGCCACGCTGAACAACCGTTTGGTGATGACAGGCGAACGCCAGTACACCTTCGATCTGGCCAACCGCTTTGCCGGCGAAGTCGAATCCACGGTGACCTTTGCCTTTAACTCGGCCCAGCTGGACGGGGCCGCGCAGGCCGTGCTGCGGCGCCAAGCGGGATGGATTCGCCAATTCCCCGAGGTCCGCTTCCGCGTGTATGGCCATACCGATGCTGTCGGATCAAACAGCTACAATAAAGCGTTGGGCCTGCGCCGAGCACAATCCGTTGTTGCGTATCTGTCAACACAAGGCATCAGCCGCAGCCGTCTTGAGGCCGTTGTTTCCTTTGGCGAAACGCAGCCGTTGATCGTGACACAGGGCCGCGCACGGGCGAACCGTCGCACAGTGACCGAAGTCAGCGGCTTTGTCGGGCGCCATCCCACCGTTCTGGACGGCAAATACGCGCAGATCATCTATCGCGATTACGTTGCCAGCGCCGTGCCACCGACTCAGCTAACGGGCGGTGCCGCTGCTACCGGTACAGCGACGGAATAA
- the cpaB gene encoding Flp pilus assembly protein CpaB: protein MRMVFGLVLLAGIALAGGAVYLAKGRISEYQRANQQAQEALAQIVPTVGVYVANGPLKYGQRLTREDVRQVKWPEDAIPEGTFIEEAALFPENSDDLRVVLRAMEKDEAIMAAKVTEPGADTGLTSQLERGSRAFAIRVDVSSGVSGFLRPGDRVDVYWTGRINRGGNDRADTGDVTKLIEAGVKIIAIDQSAGGERSEAAIANTVTVAVQPYQVAALAQAQSTGDLSLSLVGAEDDTVAGEIEVDQRRLLGLTEETVKVETTTEKVCTIRTRRGAEVVEIPIPCTN from the coding sequence ATGCGGATGGTTTTTGGACTGGTCCTGCTCGCCGGTATCGCCTTGGCAGGTGGTGCTGTGTATCTGGCAAAGGGCCGCATCAGTGAATATCAACGCGCCAACCAACAGGCCCAAGAGGCTCTGGCGCAGATCGTGCCGACGGTTGGTGTATACGTGGCCAACGGGCCGCTGAAATACGGGCAGCGCCTGACCCGCGAAGATGTGCGGCAGGTAAAATGGCCCGAGGATGCGATCCCCGAAGGCACATTTATCGAAGAAGCAGCGCTTTTCCCCGAAAACAGCGATGACCTGCGTGTCGTGCTGCGTGCGATGGAAAAAGACGAAGCCATTATGGCGGCAAAGGTGACCGAACCCGGTGCCGATACCGGCCTCACCTCGCAGCTGGAACGGGGCAGCCGTGCTTTCGCGATCCGCGTCGATGTATCAAGCGGCGTCTCGGGCTTCCTGCGCCCCGGTGACCGTGTCGATGTCTACTGGACCGGCCGCATCAACCGGGGCGGCAACGACCGCGCCGATACCGGAGACGTGACCAAACTGATCGAGGCAGGCGTCAAGATCATCGCGATCGACCAAAGCGCCGGCGGCGAACGCAGCGAGGCGGCCATCGCGAATACTGTGACTGTTGCCGTTCAGCCCTATCAAGTTGCCGCATTGGCACAGGCGCAATCGACGGGTGACCTATCCCTCTCGCTCGTCGGGGCAGAGGATGACACCGTCGCCGGTGAGATCGAAGTCGACCAACGCCGCCTGCTCGGCCTGACGGAAGAAACGGTCAAAGTCGAAACAACTACAGAAAAAGTCTGCACCATCCGGACTCGTCGTGGTGCTGAAGTGGTCGAAATCCCGATCCCCTGCACCAACTGA
- a CDS encoding Flp family type IVb pilin, producing the protein MMNFIKNFKNDESGAVTVDWVVLTAAVVGLAVAAYSSIETGASNLTSKTNSYMATQSPG; encoded by the coding sequence ATGATGAACTTTATCAAGAACTTCAAAAACGACGAATCCGGCGCTGTGACTGTTGACTGGGTTGTTCTGACCGCCGCCGTTGTTGGCCTGGCCGTCGCAGCTTACTCCTCGATCGAAACAGGCGCTTCCAACCTGACGTCGAAAACCAACTCCTACATGGCCACACAAAGCCCTGGCTAA
- a CDS encoding 3-oxoacid CoA-transferase subunit B: MAWDRNQMAARAAQELQDGWYVNLGIGIPTLVSNYIPEGMDVTLQSENGMLGMGAFPIEGEEDADLINAGKQTITELDRTSYFDSSTSFGMIRGGKIAMAILGAMEVAENGDLANWMIPGKLVKGMGGAMDLVAGVGRVVVVMDHASKHGDSKVLKECTLPLTGKNVVDRIITNLGVLDVVEGGLKIVECADGVTEDELRAATEATIV, encoded by the coding sequence ATGGCTTGGGATCGCAATCAAATGGCGGCACGCGCCGCGCAGGAACTGCAAGACGGTTGGTATGTGAACCTTGGCATCGGGATTCCGACGCTGGTGTCCAACTACATCCCCGAGGGGATGGATGTGACGTTACAGTCGGAAAACGGCATGTTGGGCATGGGGGCTTTCCCCATCGAGGGCGAGGAAGACGCCGACCTGATCAACGCGGGCAAGCAGACCATCACCGAGCTGGATCGCACCTCGTATTTCGACAGCTCGACCTCCTTCGGGATGATCCGCGGCGGCAAGATCGCCATGGCCATTCTGGGCGCGATGGAAGTGGCTGAAAACGGCGACCTCGCCAACTGGATGATCCCCGGCAAGCTGGTCAAAGGCATGGGCGGCGCGATGGATCTGGTCGCGGGTGTGGGCCGCGTTGTGGTGGTCATGGACCACGCCAGCAAGCATGGCGACAGCAAGGTGCTGAAAGAATGCACCCTGCCGCTGACCGGCAAGAACGTCGTTGACCGCATCATCACCAATCTAGGTGTGCTGGATGTCGTTGAAGGCGGGCTGAAGATCGTTGAATGCGCCGATGGCGTCACGGAAGACGAACTGCGCGCCGCGACCGAAGCGACAATCGTCTAA